In Labilibaculum sp. DW002, the genomic window ATTCTACGACTTCAAAAAAAATGGTCAATTTAATGTTGTGCTCTTGACAGATTTTTAACATTCTATTGGTTGGTTCAATCATGTGCTGAAACACATTTCCCCGACCAGATCCAAACAATTCGTAATCAAGCGTAAGACAAAGAGTAGTCATTAATTTATATCGAATTTTAATGTTGATTTAACGTTTTACCTGATAGAAAAATGGCTTAAGATCACTGATATCCCAGACATCCAATGTTCGATTGCTAAAATCAAACAGAATGGATAACATGTGTAGAACCTTGCTAGGTTTTTTAGCAATTAAAACACAGTCTCGCAAAACATTCATCCATTTTACAGGTTTTGGATTTTTGCTATGACTCTTTTTCTCTCCAAGAATAAATGGTATTAAATCGGGGTATTTTAGTTTCATTATTTTTATAAAACCAAATGGTCTAGGATTCACCTCTAACAAATACGCTTCGCCATTGTAAATTTTAAATTCTACATCCAAAAAACCCGTAAACTGTGTCTGACCTATTAAGTCAATAGACTTACCAGCAATTAGATCTGAAAATTCTCCTGTGTATTCTTCTACCACCGAAGAAACTCCTGATCGAAAATGCCGAACCTCGTTAACACAAATTCCTGCAACTAATTGCCCCTTTTGAAAATAAGCACCGTATGAAAAATTATTTTCTAAATCTTCGCCTAGATAAGCTTGCATTACAAGTGCTTCTTTTTCTTTCTTGATTAAGGTTTGATGGAGATTTTTCAACTCCTTTACACTGTGCACCAAACAAGTTTTAAATCCTGGTTTTTCATAAAGAAAAATGTCTTGGTTCCACTTTACTATCTGCGGAAATTGTATTAAATCATAATCAGTTTCATCGTTTAAATCACTAAGAATGATTGACTTTGGGTATTTGCAATTAACTTTCTCTGCTAGCTGATAAGTGTTTAGCTTATTTAGAAAAACCGATAAAGCTTCTTGGTCTTTCGGGAGTACATTAAACTGATTAAAAAATTCAGGATAACGATCCATCAAAAAAGCTAAATAAAAACCACTCGCTACCCAACAATCCATTCCTTTTTTGGATTCGGCTAATCGAGACAATTGTGTGATTAAATCTTGCTCGTTTTCAAGCTTAATTTTTTTGCCATAACGAGAATGCATGGCAATCTCATTTTCTCGGCCAACAAGCGTCACATCATAAGCCAATCGACTGTATTCTCGAACCAAAAACAAGGCTTGCGGACCTGCTCCAATAATCAAAATTTCTTTTTTGCTTACTCTCATTACTTTTTCAGTTGAGAAACTACTAAGTTGAACTTTCCTTTATCGCTTCTTATCAATTGATTGGTCTCTATTTTTTCAAATCTCAATAAACAATCTGGCCCCAATAAATTCCTTAAATTTTGTTCTATACTCTCACAATGCAACTTTGTAAATCCCTTGTCTGGAATAATGTTAACAATGATTTCGCCAACCTTTTCTTGAATAATTTGAGCAGCTAAAAGTTCATTTACTTGCTTAAAAGCCAAATCCAATCTTCCTATTTTCTGACCATCTTTCAAAATCACATAATCATCATCTCTTCCCTCAATTTTTTCAACAACACAAATACCATTGCTAGATGGAGCTAATTGAACAACATCATCAACCTTATATCGAATCAAAGGAAAAACCGTATTTATAAATCCTGTTGTAATTAGATGTTTATCTTCAAATTCAGTATGAGAATACAAGGGAAATTCCCGATACATACAATCATCAAATTGACCAAATGCTACTGTTTGTTCTGCATTTCCGTACCAATCATATATTTTAGTATGCAGAACTCTTTCTACTAAATCTCGCTGAAACCCATGTAATACTTCCGATGATGTGAATGCTATTGGAATGTTTAATTCTCTACCCGTTTTAAGTAATTCAGTAGCCAAAATGTGCATTGAACTAGGGTATGCCTTTATAACTTTTGGCTGAAAATCGTTAATCAATTGATAAATCTCATCTATTTTATTGGTATTCAAATGAAAACTAGAAATGTAGAGTACATTATTGCTCTTATCAACGTAAGAAAGTGTGTTTCTATCTAAGGTTCCACGCAAAGAAACAACTCGATCGCCAAGATTATAACCATGCATTTGCTGAAAATAATGGCCATATGCATATTCCTTTATGGTAGAACTAAAGTCTCTATAAACCTGTAATGGAGTTCCTGTAGTTCCACTCGAATAGGCTTTAAAAACTGTCAACTTACATCTTGTTAAGATATCTGCACTATTCTCTCTAACCGTTTTCTTATCTATTATTGGAAGCTTGCTTGCATCCGCTAAGGTCTTAACCGTATCAATAGTAATTCCATGTGATTGATACAGATTTTTATAAAATTTTGAATTCGTGAAAGCATTCTGAAACTGACTTACAAACTCCTGCTCTTTTAAATCCATTAATTCTTGCTTAGAACATTCCCCTAAGCCAATAATTTTTCTAAGCTCTCTTTCGAAACCACTTCCGAACTTTATCCTATATGCAATTAAATCTTTAATTAATCGATAACTCATGTTCAAAAATTAAAGTTAATCTTCGTGACGATCATCTAATAAATACGGACTATGCCTCGTGCAGAATCTCATTTATCACTTGATTTCTTTCACTTAATTTTATATTCGAAACCATTAGATTGTATTTCCCTGAATTCGTTCGAATAATTTGATCTTCCGTAATCACCTGATAATGAATTTTACAATCCTCGCCTAACAGGTCTACTAAATTCCTGATTAATTCCTCTTTATTATTGTCGGTAAAATTACAATCAGGTATGATATTCAAATTTATTTCACCAGGAACATCCTGTACGATTTGAGCTCCTAATATATTTTTCACATTACTGAAATTAAAGGCATGATCTAAAAGTCCAATTTGCTGACCACTTTTTAGCAAAACATACTGATTATCTCGACCTAAAATTCTACTTGTGCAACAGCGAATGCAGCTACTATCGCATTTTAATTTTATAACATCGTCAATCTGATATCGTATTAATGGAAACGACTTGTTAATAAAACCAGTTGTGACAATACATTTCTCTTTGACCTCTATATGTCCATACAGAGGAATATCCTGATACAGTTCCTTCTTTACCTGACCTAAGGCGATGGTTTGTTCCGAGTTCCCATACCAATCAAAAACCTTTGTTTGCAACACTTTTTCTATAATTGTGCGTTGAAAATCGTGCAATACCTCCGATGATGTAAAGGCTATTGGAATGTGTAAATTCAAACCTGCCTTATACAATTCAACTGCCAAAATCTGTAAGGAACTAGGATAAGCTTTCACCACCTTCGGATTGAAATCTTTTATCAATTGATGGTATTTTTTAATGTTGGATTGATTCAAATTATAGCTCGATAAATGCAAGGTATTCAACGAACGATCGAATCGTGAAATTTCTTTTTTATTTAAATCTCCCTTTAATGAAACTACCTTATCGCCCAATTGGTATCCATGAGATGTTTGGTAATGATATCCGTAAGAATACTCCTTACAAACCGATTGATAATCCCTGTATAATTTTAAAGGAGAACCGGTTGTCCCACTTGTGTAGGCAGTATAAACAAACAGTTTGCTACTTGTAAGCAATTCATCCACTCGATGACGAATATCTTCCTTGGTAATAATTGGAATTTTTTCAGCATCATCGATAGATTTAACAGAATCAAGTTTCAATCCGTGTTCTTGATATAGCTTCGCATAAAACTTTGAATTTTTAAATGCGTTGCGATATTGCTTCACGAATTCCTGATGCTTTAAATCGGATAATTCTGATTCGCTAATTGAGTATAAATTGGTTATTCTTCGCAGTTCTTTCGAAAAGCCGTAACCAAATTTAATTTTGCTCAATAAGTAATCCCTTACTCCCCTGTAACTCATGGTAGATAGAAAATAGAGTTTTTAATACGCTGTGTGGATAAAAATCAACAACACCTTTTGCTGACCTTTCAGAGTAAACCTGGATAAGGTTTTTTTTGTCTAACAACCTCAAAATGGCATTTTTAATCTCTTGTTGATTACCTGCATCAACTAAAATTCCATTTTTATATTTGTGTATTAAATCAGGAATTCCTCCTGCATTACTCGATATAATCGGAAGAGAATAACTCATTGCTTCCAAAATAGATAGCGGTAATCCTTCCTTGTATGATGGCAAAATAAATACATGAGATGACCTCAACAATTCGTCTTTCTTTTCAGCATCAACCCAACCTACAAACTGAACTATTTCATCTAATTTCCAATTTGAAATTGCTTGCTTTAGTCTTGATACTTCTCCATTTCCAGCAATTCTTAAATTGATTTTCCCTGTAAATACTTCCCGATTTTTTGCTAAAGTTTTTAACAAATCAAAAATTCCTTTGTTATCGCCAATTAAACCCAGAAATAGCAATTGTAATTCACCTTCAATCTGGAGTTGATTTGATTTTTTAGGTGGAATGATCATGTTATTTAGAATTTCAATTCGCTTGGCTTTAAATGCACTGGAAAAGAAAAGCCTCCACTTTTCGGATAAACAAAGTAAAACATCGGCGCTGTTCACAACATAGCGAACTCGCTTTTGAATAAATTTTGATGACTCCAGATAAAAATCTCTAAAACCGCCACCATGAACATGGTAAATAATCTTTTTATGGAATAACTTATCAACTAATGAAAACAAGATGTATTTCCGATAGAAACTACCTTTTGATGCTCCGTGAATATGAACAATTTTAATTTCCGAATCGATTAGCAAACGAAAGAAGAGCTCCAAAACACACAAAGGGAACCATATCGTATTCAACACTTTCGAGTCAAAGCGATGCGTAACAATAAGCTTAAATGGATTGATGTATTTCGAATAATTGTTTACACACAATCCTATTCCACCTTTGCTATTTTTATTGCCTGGCGCTATAAATAAAACTTCTTTCATTTTAAATT contains:
- a CDS encoding glycosyltransferase family 4 protein codes for the protein MKEVLFIAPGNKNSKGGIGLCVNNYSKYINPFKLIVTHRFDSKVLNTIWFPLCVLELFFRLLIDSEIKIVHIHGASKGSFYRKYILFSLVDKLFHKKIIYHVHGGGFRDFYLESSKFIQKRVRYVVNSADVLLCLSEKWRLFFSSAFKAKRIEILNNMIIPPKKSNQLQIEGELQLLFLGLIGDNKGIFDLLKTLAKNREVFTGKINLRIAGNGEVSRLKQAISNWKLDEIVQFVGWVDAEKKDELLRSSHVFILPSYKEGLPLSILEAMSYSLPIISSNAGGIPDLIHKYKNGILVDAGNQQEIKNAILRLLDKKNLIQVYSERSAKGVVDFYPHSVLKTLFSIYHELQGSKGLLIEQN